A single window of Archangium gephyra DNA harbors:
- the lpxD gene encoding UDP-3-O-(3-hydroxymyristoyl)glucosamine N-acyltransferase codes for MTPRRLGELATHVGGELLGDAGLLITGLNGLAEAGPGELSFYGNPRYRKQFEATRASAVLVTLDAEPREGVSLVRVANPHLAFAKISSLFHPRPSYAAGVRPGAHVHPEARVHPEATVMAGATVERGATVGARAVLFPGAYVGEGAGIGEDSLLYPNVTVREHCQVGARVTLHASCVVGADGFGFAFNPEGDNGPEHYKVPQSGIVRIEDDVEVGACTTIDRATIGETVIGRGSKLDNLVQIAHNVKVGPLSLICAQAGVSGSAELGMGVVLAGQVGVVGHIRVGDMAKVGAQSGVAHDVEDGQVVSGSPAVPHREWLRMSAALGQISDLLKEVRTLRRRVETLEKKEKGG; via the coding sequence ATCACCCCGCGCCGGCTCGGTGAGCTCGCCACCCATGTGGGCGGCGAGCTCCTCGGAGATGCCGGCCTCTTGATTACAGGGCTCAACGGACTCGCCGAGGCGGGCCCGGGAGAGCTCTCCTTCTACGGCAATCCGCGCTACCGCAAGCAGTTCGAGGCCACCCGGGCCTCGGCCGTGCTGGTGACGCTGGACGCCGAGCCTCGCGAGGGCGTGTCGCTGGTGCGGGTGGCCAATCCGCACCTGGCCTTCGCGAAGATCTCCAGCCTCTTCCACCCGAGGCCCTCCTACGCGGCCGGAGTGCGGCCCGGGGCGCACGTGCACCCCGAGGCGCGTGTGCACCCCGAGGCCACGGTGATGGCGGGCGCCACGGTGGAGAGGGGCGCCACGGTGGGCGCTCGCGCCGTGCTCTTCCCCGGTGCCTACGTGGGCGAGGGCGCGGGCATTGGCGAGGACAGCCTGCTCTACCCCAACGTCACCGTGCGCGAGCACTGCCAGGTGGGCGCGCGCGTCACCCTCCACGCCTCGTGCGTGGTGGGCGCGGACGGCTTCGGCTTCGCGTTCAACCCCGAGGGCGACAATGGCCCGGAGCACTACAAGGTGCCCCAGTCCGGCATCGTCCGCATCGAGGACGACGTGGAGGTGGGGGCCTGCACCACCATCGATCGGGCGACGATCGGGGAAACGGTCATCGGCCGTGGCTCCAAGCTCGACAACCTGGTGCAGATCGCTCACAACGTGAAGGTGGGCCCGCTCTCGCTCATCTGCGCGCAGGCGGGCGTGTCCGGCTCGGCGGAGCTGGGCATGGGCGTGGTGCTGGCGGGGCAGGTGGGCGTGGTGGGCCACATCCGCGTGGGTGACATGGCCAAGGTGGGTGCCCAGTCCGGCGTGGCCCATGACGTGGAGGACGGGCAGGTGGTCAGTGGCAGCCCGGCCGTGCCCCACAGGGAGTGGTTGCGCATGTCGGCCGCACTCGGGCAGATCAGCGACCTGCTCAAGGAAGTGCGTACCCTGCGCCGCAGGGTCGAGACGCTCGAGAAGAAGGAGAAGGGCGGATGA
- the lpxA gene encoding acyl-ACP--UDP-N-acetylglucosamine O-acyltransferase: MAQVHPTAVVHPGARLHETVEVGPYSVIGEKVTIGEGSRVGPHVVIDGRTTIGARNRIFPFASVGGAPQDLKYAGEDTQLIIGDGNTLRESTTLNIGTAGGGGVTRVGNNNLFMAYSHVAHDCVVGSGCVIANSVALAGHVVLEDSVILGGLSAVHQFTRLGKHAFIAGGSMVVMDVAPYCTAQGDRAELAGLNVVGLQRHGFSEEQIGRIKEAYKILFRSKLQLAEALAQLKAEMGGQSEIDYLVDFVSQSKRGLTR, encoded by the coding sequence ATGGCGCAGGTTCACCCCACTGCGGTGGTCCACCCCGGTGCTCGCCTCCACGAGACGGTGGAGGTGGGTCCCTATTCCGTCATCGGCGAGAAGGTGACGATTGGCGAGGGCTCGCGGGTGGGTCCCCACGTCGTCATCGACGGACGCACGACGATCGGTGCCCGCAACCGCATCTTCCCGTTCGCCTCGGTGGGCGGGGCCCCGCAGGACTTGAAGTACGCGGGCGAGGACACCCAGCTCATCATCGGGGACGGCAACACCCTGCGGGAGTCCACCACGCTCAACATCGGCACGGCCGGTGGGGGCGGGGTGACGCGGGTGGGCAACAACAACCTCTTCATGGCCTACAGCCACGTGGCCCACGACTGCGTGGTGGGCAGTGGTTGCGTCATCGCCAACAGCGTGGCGCTGGCGGGGCACGTGGTGCTGGAGGACTCCGTCATCCTCGGAGGCCTGTCCGCGGTGCACCAGTTCACCCGGCTGGGCAAGCACGCGTTCATCGCGGGCGGCTCCATGGTGGTGATGGACGTGGCCCCGTACTGCACGGCCCAGGGAGACCGGGCGGAGCTGGCCGGCCTCAACGTGGTGGGTCTGCAGCGCCACGGCTTCAGCGAGGAGCAGATCGGCCGCATCAAGGAGGCCTACAAGATCCTCTTCCGCTCGAAGCTGCAGCTGGCGGAGGCGCTGGCCCAGCTGAAGGCGGAGATGGGCGGCCAGTCGGAGATCGACTACCTGGTGGACTTCGTCAGCCAGAGCAAGCGCGGGCTGACGCGCTGA
- a CDS encoding type II toxin-antitoxin system RelE/ParE family toxin: MIHLELHPGAAQEVDAIIDWYEDQREGLGAEFLAQLRRDLQSITENPRTNPPWPGARTRALDVRRFIMERFPFVLPYVMREDLVVVLAIAHVRRRPGYWLERAKPPRRR, translated from the coding sequence ATGATCCATCTCGAGCTCCACCCAGGGGCAGCCCAGGAGGTGGATGCCATCATCGACTGGTACGAGGACCAGCGGGAAGGACTTGGAGCCGAGTTCCTGGCCCAGCTCCGTCGTGACCTTCAGAGCATCACCGAGAACCCTCGCACGAACCCGCCCTGGCCGGGTGCGAGAACTCGAGCCCTGGACGTGCGGCGCTTCATCATGGAGCGCTTCCCGTTCGTTCTGCCCTACGTCATGCGCGAAGACCTGGTGGTGGTGCTTGCCATCGCGCACGTGCGCCGCCGGCCAGGGTACTGGCTTGAACGTGCGAAGCCGCCGCGAAGGCGCTGA
- the lpxB gene encoding lipid-A-disaccharide synthase, with translation MSTAPQILVVAGEASGDAHASELVAALKARRPDLSFFGMGGSRLAAQGVELLYGAHEVNVMGITEVLPKIPRILQVMGGLAKAAAERRPVCAILVDIPDFNLRLAARLKKLGIPVAYYVSPMIWAWRRGRVKTIAKLVDRMLCILPFEEDFYREAGVSARYVGSPVVEQVPSPASATAFRQKLGLPVETPTLALLPGSRMSEIRRILPSMVGAAKQLVSERPGLQVVVPVAPTIPREEILSRFQGSGVQPVLVEGRAPEVVGASDAAIVASGTAALEAGLMQRPMVVVYRVSLVTYLVGRMMLKVAHVALVNLLAGRRVVPELLQGDMTPERIASEIRRLWVPGTPREEMLQGLEEVRTRLGEHGAAARAAESVMELLPPAQKV, from the coding sequence ATGTCCACCGCCCCCCAGATTCTCGTCGTGGCCGGCGAGGCGTCCGGTGACGCCCACGCCTCCGAGCTCGTCGCCGCCCTCAAGGCCCGCCGTCCGGACCTCTCCTTCTTCGGCATGGGAGGCTCGCGTCTGGCCGCCCAGGGCGTGGAGCTGCTCTACGGCGCCCACGAGGTCAACGTCATGGGCATCACCGAGGTGCTGCCCAAGATTCCGCGCATCCTCCAGGTGATGGGCGGGCTGGCAAAGGCCGCCGCCGAGCGCCGCCCCGTCTGCGCCATCCTCGTGGACATCCCCGACTTCAACCTCCGGCTCGCCGCCCGCCTCAAGAAGCTCGGCATCCCCGTGGCCTACTACGTCTCGCCGATGATCTGGGCCTGGCGCCGCGGCCGGGTGAAGACGATCGCCAAGCTCGTCGACCGGATGCTCTGCATCCTCCCCTTCGAGGAGGACTTCTACCGGGAGGCCGGCGTCTCCGCCCGCTACGTGGGCAGCCCCGTGGTGGAGCAGGTGCCCTCCCCCGCCAGTGCCACCGCCTTCCGCCAGAAGCTCGGCCTGCCCGTGGAGACACCCACCCTCGCCCTGCTGCCGGGCAGCCGGATGAGTGAGATCCGCCGCATCCTCCCCAGCATGGTGGGCGCGGCGAAGCAGCTCGTGTCCGAGCGTCCCGGGCTCCAGGTCGTCGTGCCCGTGGCCCCCACCATCCCGCGCGAGGAGATCCTCTCCCGCTTCCAGGGCAGTGGCGTGCAGCCGGTGCTGGTGGAGGGCCGGGCCCCCGAGGTGGTGGGTGCCAGCGACGCGGCCATCGTCGCCTCGGGCACCGCGGCCCTCGAGGCCGGGCTGATGCAGCGGCCCATGGTGGTGGTGTACCGCGTCTCGCTCGTCACCTACCTCGTGGGCCGGATGATGCTGAAGGTGGCGCACGTGGCCCTCGTCAACCTGCTCGCTGGCCGCCGGGTGGTGCCCGAGCTGCTCCAGGGCGACATGACTCCCGAGCGCATCGCCAGCGAAATCCGCCGCTTGTGGGTGCCAGGCACACCACGCGAGGAGATGCTCCAGGGGCTGGAGGAGGTGCGCACGCGGCTCGGAGAGCACGGGGCCGCCGCCCGCGCCGCCGAGTCGGTGATGGAGCTGCTCCCGCCCGCCCAAAAAGTCTAG
- the fabZ gene encoding 3-hydroxyacyl-ACP dehydratase FabZ, translating to MMDIVEIQQLLPHRYPFLLVDRVVEVVPGQKLVAFKNVTMNEEFFNGHFPGHPVMPGVLILEALAQATAILAYKTENMDPKDMVTYLMGVDGARFRKPVVPGDRLQLNIEVIRHKGAIWKTKGTATVDGVKVAEGEFLATVVNKNKDTGGGGSTAEAS from the coding sequence ATGATGGACATCGTGGAGATCCAGCAGTTGCTGCCCCACCGCTATCCGTTCCTCCTGGTGGACCGGGTGGTGGAGGTCGTCCCCGGCCAGAAGCTGGTGGCGTTCAAGAACGTCACCATGAACGAGGAGTTCTTCAACGGCCATTTCCCGGGGCACCCGGTGATGCCGGGAGTGCTCATCCTGGAGGCGCTGGCCCAGGCCACGGCCATTCTCGCGTACAAGACCGAGAACATGGACCCCAAGGACATGGTGACGTACCTCATGGGGGTGGATGGGGCGCGCTTCCGCAAGCCGGTGGTGCCGGGGGACAGGCTTCAGCTGAACATCGAGGTCATCCGCCACAAGGGCGCCATCTGGAAGACGAAGGGCACGGCGACGGTGGATGGGGTGAAGGTGGCCGAGGGCGAGTTCCTCGCCACGGTGGTGAACAAGAACAAGGACACGGGCGGCGGCGGCTCCACGGCCGAGGCGTCCTGA
- a CDS encoding polyprenol monophosphomannose synthase, with the protein MNPALVCIPTYNERDNLEPITRAVLAADPRVDILVVDDNSPDGTGKLADELAAKEPRLRVLHREKKQGLGRAYLHAFRVALEAGYQYIIEMDADFSHDPRYLPTMLDMAQGGTELVLGSRYVSGGGTVNWGTGRKIISRGGSLYARTILGVDVRDLTGGFKCFNRRVLESIELDQVQSTGYAFQIELTYRTLKKGFTVKETPIIFEDRRVGQSKMSRKIFLEALTMVWKLRLTV; encoded by the coding sequence ATGAATCCAGCGCTGGTCTGCATCCCCACCTACAACGAGCGGGACAACCTCGAGCCCATCACCCGTGCGGTGCTCGCGGCCGATCCCCGCGTGGACATCCTCGTCGTCGACGACAACTCCCCGGATGGGACGGGGAAGCTCGCCGACGAGCTGGCGGCGAAGGAGCCGCGCCTCCGCGTCCTGCACCGCGAGAAGAAGCAGGGCCTGGGGCGCGCCTACCTCCATGCCTTCCGCGTCGCGCTCGAGGCGGGCTACCAGTACATCATCGAGATGGACGCGGACTTCAGCCATGACCCGCGCTACCTGCCCACCATGCTGGACATGGCGCAGGGGGGCACGGAGCTGGTGCTGGGCTCGCGCTACGTGAGCGGCGGCGGCACCGTCAACTGGGGCACCGGCCGGAAGATCATCAGCCGGGGCGGCTCGCTCTACGCGCGCACCATCCTCGGCGTGGACGTGAGGGACCTGACCGGCGGCTTCAAGTGCTTCAACCGCCGGGTGCTCGAGAGCATCGAGCTGGATCAGGTCCAGAGCACCGGCTACGCCTTCCAGATCGAGCTCACCTACCGCACCCTCAAGAAGGGCTTCACGGTGAAGGAGACGCCCATCATCTTCGAGGACCGCCGCGTCGGTCAGTCCAAGATGAGCCGGAAGATCTTCCTCGAGGCCCTCACGATGGTGTGGAAGCTGCGCCTCACCGTGTAG
- a CDS encoding ABC transporter ATP-binding protein encodes MALLSIDNVFKSYFLHGKRIDVLRGVSLDIEKGELVSLIGASGAGKSTFLHVLGTLDMPAAGELRFEGRNVFAMNDAEIADFRNRTIGFVFQSHYLLPEFTALENVAMPALIQRRDRTETYTYARELLERVGLGSRVEHRPGELSGGEAQRVALARALVLKPAVLLADEPTGNLDPATGEGIHQLLREVNRDLGITAVVVTHNEVLARSMPRRLRLVAGQVTEA; translated from the coding sequence ATGGCGCTGCTCTCCATCGACAACGTCTTCAAGAGCTATTTCCTGCACGGCAAGCGCATCGACGTGCTGCGCGGCGTGTCGCTCGACATCGAGAAGGGCGAGCTGGTGAGCCTCATCGGTGCGTCCGGAGCGGGCAAGAGCACCTTCCTGCACGTGCTGGGCACGCTGGACATGCCGGCCGCGGGCGAGCTGCGCTTCGAGGGGCGCAACGTCTTCGCGATGAACGACGCGGAGATCGCCGACTTCCGCAACCGCACCATCGGCTTCGTCTTCCAGAGCCACTACCTGCTGCCCGAGTTCACCGCCCTGGAGAACGTGGCCATGCCGGCCCTCATCCAGCGCCGGGACCGGACCGAGACCTACACCTACGCGCGGGAGTTGCTGGAGCGGGTAGGGCTGGGGAGCCGGGTGGAGCACCGGCCCGGGGAGCTGTCCGGCGGCGAGGCCCAGCGCGTGGCCCTGGCCCGGGCCCTGGTGCTCAAGCCGGCGGTGTTGCTCGCCGACGAGCCCACCGGCAACCTGGACCCCGCCACCGGCGAGGGCATCCACCAGCTGCTGCGAGAAGTGAACCGGGACCTGGGCATCACCGCCGTGGTGGTCACCCACAACGAGGTCCTGGCCCGTTCCATGCCCCGGCGGCTGCGGTTGGTGGCCGGCCAGGTGACCGAGGCTTGA
- a CDS encoding OmpH family outer membrane protein, translating into MSLRSTLSVLALTLSLAVPSLAAAQDLKVGYVDYQRVLVEVADGKAAKNRLQKWVEGREKEIAQEQQNLLKEKETLEKQASAMSEEVRAQKAADFQKKYLELMQKFEKSRAEIAERERKEMEPIIGKIDEVIAGIAKRDNLGMVFEKRDSGLVFAMSQYDLTNEVIRNYNSASGKPKDAPVAKDAPKK; encoded by the coding sequence ATGTCGCTTCGAAGCACACTGTCGGTTCTGGCCCTGACCCTTTCTCTCGCCGTTCCGAGCCTGGCCGCCGCCCAGGATCTGAAGGTCGGCTACGTGGACTATCAGCGGGTCCTGGTCGAGGTGGCGGATGGCAAGGCCGCCAAGAACCGGCTCCAGAAGTGGGTGGAGGGGCGTGAGAAGGAGATCGCCCAGGAGCAGCAGAACCTGCTCAAGGAGAAGGAGACGCTGGAGAAGCAGGCCAGCGCCATGAGCGAGGAGGTGCGTGCTCAGAAGGCCGCCGACTTCCAGAAGAAGTACCTGGAGCTGATGCAGAAGTTCGAGAAGAGCCGCGCGGAGATCGCCGAGCGCGAGCGCAAGGAGATGGAGCCCATCATCGGGAAGATCGACGAGGTCATCGCCGGCATCGCCAAGCGCGACAACCTGGGCATGGTCTTCGAGAAGCGGGACTCCGGCCTGGTGTTCGCGATGAGCCAGTATGACCTGACCAACGAGGTCATCCGGAACTACAACAGCGCCTCGGGCAAGCCCAAGGACGCGCCGGTCGCCAAGGACGCTCCCAAGAAGTAG
- a CDS encoding MarC family protein produces the protein MVSEQLSLFLVSLPAVLFVVDPIGVVPIFLAMTSGDSEEKIRSTARRACLVACSLLVFFAVFGGLIFKVFGISLGAFRVAGGILLLITALDMLRARPSETRTTPSEREEGEHKEDVALVPLAMPLLAGPGAIATAMVLMAKGGDNLLSAVPVIVAIVLTFVASYFVLRAAGFVQRVLKQSGVAILERVMGLILAAIAVQFIADGGKDLLR, from the coding sequence ATGGTTTCCGAGCAGCTCTCCCTGTTCCTCGTGTCGCTCCCTGCGGTCCTCTTCGTGGTGGATCCGATCGGAGTGGTGCCCATCTTCCTGGCGATGACGTCGGGGGACTCGGAGGAGAAGATCCGCAGCACCGCGCGGCGCGCCTGCCTCGTGGCGTGCTCGCTGCTGGTGTTCTTCGCCGTCTTCGGCGGCCTCATCTTCAAGGTGTTCGGCATCTCGCTGGGCGCCTTCCGGGTGGCCGGCGGCATCCTGCTGCTCATCACCGCGCTGGACATGCTGCGGGCGCGGCCCTCGGAGACGCGCACCACGCCGTCCGAGCGGGAGGAAGGTGAGCACAAGGAGGACGTGGCGCTGGTGCCGCTGGCGATGCCGCTACTGGCGGGGCCGGGCGCCATCGCCACCGCCATGGTGCTGATGGCCAAGGGCGGCGACAACCTGCTGTCCGCCGTGCCCGTCATCGTGGCCATCGTGCTCACCTTCGTGGCGAGCTACTTCGTGCTGCGCGCCGCCGGCTTCGTGCAGCGCGTGCTCAAGCAGTCCGGCGTGGCCATCCTCGAGCGCGTGATGGGCCTCATCCTGGCGGCCATCGCGGTGCAGTTCATCGCGGACGGCGGGAAGGACCTGCTCCGCTAG
- a CDS encoding OmpA family protein: protein MKARLLLLCLTLTPLCALADAVRVSLQPQAAVGKGLPELRVHIEEPIAGFELKLERGDGQQVRVKGGGKPGMTRALPLEQPEGRFHYEGELVVRFPDAEEASIPLSFDTELLGPLKLTVVPEDVDVPGRRLRFTLSRPAARARVTVLMDTGKTAFDGEIPFDGAPAGKPLEVTWPEAEGKVLRISLKAFDTSEFYTGMELFPWRVDIPHEEINFTSGKADVPAVERRKLDASHALIADAVTRYGRFAELRLYILGHTDTVGDTDSNRKLSLERARSIAAYLRKRGLKLPIFYEGFGEQSPRVPTQDETDEAANRRAEYILAIEPPALASTPFPPQWRKL, encoded by the coding sequence ATGAAAGCCCGTCTCCTGCTGCTGTGCCTCACCCTGACTCCTCTGTGCGCGCTCGCGGACGCGGTGCGCGTGTCGCTCCAGCCCCAGGCGGCGGTGGGCAAGGGGCTGCCGGAGCTGCGGGTGCACATCGAGGAGCCCATCGCCGGTTTCGAGCTGAAGCTCGAGCGCGGGGATGGCCAGCAGGTGAGGGTGAAGGGCGGAGGCAAGCCGGGCATGACGCGAGCCCTCCCGCTGGAGCAGCCCGAGGGCCGCTTCCACTACGAGGGGGAGCTGGTGGTGCGCTTCCCGGACGCGGAGGAGGCCTCCATCCCGCTGTCCTTCGACACGGAGCTGCTGGGGCCGCTGAAGCTGACGGTGGTGCCCGAGGACGTGGACGTGCCGGGGCGCAGGCTGCGCTTCACCCTGTCCCGGCCCGCGGCGCGCGCGCGGGTGACGGTGCTGATGGACACCGGCAAGACGGCCTTCGACGGCGAGATTCCCTTCGACGGCGCGCCCGCGGGCAAGCCGCTGGAGGTGACGTGGCCGGAGGCGGAGGGCAAGGTGCTGCGCATCTCGCTCAAGGCCTTCGACACCTCGGAGTTCTACACGGGGATGGAGCTCTTCCCGTGGCGGGTGGACATCCCGCATGAGGAGATCAACTTCACCTCGGGCAAGGCGGACGTGCCGGCGGTGGAGCGGCGGAAGCTGGACGCCAGCCACGCGCTCATCGCCGACGCGGTGACGCGCTATGGCCGCTTCGCGGAGCTGCGCCTCTACATCCTCGGGCATACCGACACGGTGGGGGACACGGACTCCAACCGGAAGCTGTCGCTCGAGCGGGCCCGGAGCATCGCCGCGTACCTGCGCAAGCGGGGCCTGAAGCTGCCCATCTTCTACGAGGGCTTCGGCGAGCAGTCCCCGCGCGTGCCCACGCAGGACGAGACGGACGAGGCCGCCAACCGGCGCGCCGAGTACATCCTGGCCATCGAGCCTCCGGCCCTGGCCTCCACCCCCTTTCCGCCTCAGTGGCGGAAGCTGTGA
- a CDS encoding LpxI family protein yields MERIGLIAGNGRLPFLFASAAREQGLEVVAVAHRGEADPSLEAEVAELTWVKLGQVDRIVRAFRKGGVKRAAMAGGIGRVRALTDARPDLGAVRIISRLRSFRDDALLRAVADYFESHGITIVAPTDWLAQALCPEGHLAGPRLNEAQEKDVVLGREVATLLGQADVGQTVVVHNGHVLALEAVEGTDEAIRRGGKYGGSGAVVVKRCKPGQDLRFDLPAVGPRTLEVMQEVGAKVLALEAGKTVLLDAPELFRGADKAGITLVGVP; encoded by the coding sequence GTGGAGCGCATCGGCCTCATCGCGGGCAACGGACGGTTGCCCTTCCTGTTCGCGAGCGCCGCCCGGGAGCAGGGGCTGGAGGTCGTGGCGGTGGCCCACCGGGGCGAGGCGGATCCCTCGCTCGAGGCCGAGGTCGCCGAGCTGACGTGGGTGAAGCTGGGCCAGGTGGACCGGATCGTCCGCGCCTTCCGCAAGGGAGGGGTGAAGCGGGCGGCGATGGCCGGGGGAATCGGCCGGGTGCGCGCGCTGACGGATGCCCGGCCGGACCTGGGCGCGGTGCGCATCATCTCGCGCCTGCGCAGCTTCCGGGATGACGCCCTGCTGCGAGCGGTGGCGGACTACTTCGAGTCCCACGGCATCACCATCGTAGCCCCCACGGACTGGCTGGCGCAGGCGCTGTGCCCCGAGGGACACCTGGCGGGGCCGCGGCTGAACGAGGCCCAAGAGAAGGACGTGGTGCTGGGACGGGAAGTGGCCACGCTGCTCGGCCAGGCGGACGTGGGCCAGACGGTGGTGGTGCACAACGGCCACGTGCTGGCGCTGGAGGCGGTGGAGGGCACGGACGAGGCCATCCGCCGGGGCGGCAAGTACGGGGGCTCGGGCGCGGTGGTGGTGAAGCGCTGCAAGCCGGGGCAGGACCTGCGGTTCGATCTCCCGGCGGTGGGCCCGCGCACGCTGGAGGTCATGCAGGAGGTGGGGGCGAAGGTGCTGGCGCTGGAAGCGGGCAAGACGGTGCTGCTGGATGCGCCGGAGCTCTTCCGGGGGGCGGACAAGGCGGGCATCACGCTCGTCGGAGTCCCCTGA
- the bamA gene encoding outer membrane protein assembly factor BamA has protein sequence MPGRVLAQADRGAPPASVPSEALPQTPATPGSDAPVAPDRQVREDEVTDIRIEGNRRVEAEAVRRALRTKVGETFDEARTAEDLRAVWALGYFADVQLLTQRLPNGGIVYVVRVQERPSIRAVKLRGNEELSQDDLKESIEVKALTILDLDAVRRTQKKIQEKYIDKGYFLAEVGHEVTPVEGGQVDVVFVIDENSKVMVKDIVFLGAEKVSAARLKDVMITKEGGYLSFLTGEGTYREEAFQRDLAVIQATYYDEGYINVRVDKPTVSLSADKRYIYINIKLSEGERYDIGKIDFSGDLVVPKEELAGLMSSGTGRHFSRTELGQDIQSITDVYYDRGYAYANINPVTAVNADTKTVDLTFDVQKGPQVTIERIDLIGNTKTRDKVIRRELRVYEGELYSGTGVRRSKERVTALGFFETVEVTQRPGTRDDSIIIQVEVKEKATGTFQVGLGFSNVENFIFTAQVSQNNFLGWGQSVSASAQISSLRSLVQLSFFDPYFLDTNFLLSADFFRVEADYVDFTRQSTGGNLSLGYQVIEDLLVNVGYSQEHVNVSASQNFGGVLLANRFLSGVTSSVRLSVTYDKRNNRLFPSKGFIHYGSVEYAPPFLGIGSSPFLFTRYTAYSRLYFPLPLGAVFKTNATVGYIQQLDANRPLPISELYYLGGINSVRGYLLRSISPSLLAPSSGSPDAPIERLNVGGNKQLILNLELEFPVFEKAGIRGVVFYDAGNAFTASEPFFAQDPVNKRFLGLYHSVGFGFRWFSPVGPLRFEWGIPLNRRSDDEPILFEFTIGNFF, from the coding sequence ATGCCCGGTCGCGTGCTCGCGCAGGCGGACAGGGGCGCCCCCCCGGCCTCCGTGCCCTCCGAGGCGCTTCCCCAGACTCCCGCCACGCCCGGCTCCGATGCCCCCGTCGCCCCCGACCGGCAGGTCCGGGAGGATGAGGTCACCGACATCCGCATCGAAGGCAACCGCCGCGTCGAGGCCGAGGCCGTCCGCCGCGCCCTTCGCACCAAGGTCGGTGAGACCTTCGACGAGGCCCGCACCGCCGAGGATCTCCGGGCCGTCTGGGCGCTCGGCTACTTCGCCGACGTTCAACTGTTGACGCAGCGCCTGCCCAACGGCGGCATCGTCTACGTGGTGCGCGTCCAGGAGCGGCCCTCCATCCGCGCCGTGAAGCTGCGCGGCAACGAGGAGCTCAGCCAGGACGACCTCAAGGAGTCCATCGAGGTCAAGGCCCTCACCATCCTGGACCTGGACGCGGTGCGCCGCACCCAGAAGAAGATCCAGGAGAAGTACATCGACAAGGGCTACTTCCTCGCCGAGGTCGGCCACGAGGTCACCCCCGTGGAGGGCGGCCAGGTCGATGTGGTGTTCGTCATCGACGAGAACTCCAAGGTGATGGTGAAGGACATCGTCTTCCTGGGCGCGGAGAAGGTCTCCGCCGCCAGGCTCAAGGACGTGATGATCACCAAGGAGGGTGGCTACCTCTCCTTCCTCACCGGCGAGGGCACCTACCGCGAGGAGGCCTTCCAGCGCGACCTGGCGGTCATCCAGGCCACCTACTACGACGAGGGCTACATCAACGTCCGCGTGGACAAGCCCACCGTCTCGCTCTCCGCCGACAAGCGCTACATCTACATCAACATCAAGCTGTCCGAAGGCGAGCGCTACGACATCGGGAAGATCGACTTCTCCGGCGATCTGGTGGTCCCCAAGGAGGAGCTGGCCGGGTTGATGAGCTCCGGGACGGGCCGGCACTTCAGCCGCACCGAGCTGGGCCAGGACATCCAGTCCATCACGGACGTCTACTACGACCGGGGCTACGCCTACGCCAACATCAACCCCGTCACCGCCGTCAACGCGGACACGAAGACGGTGGACCTGACGTTCGACGTGCAGAAGGGGCCCCAGGTCACCATCGAGCGCATCGATCTCATCGGCAACACCAAGACGCGCGACAAGGTCATCCGCCGCGAGCTGCGCGTCTACGAGGGGGAGCTCTACAGCGGCACCGGCGTGCGCCGCAGCAAGGAGCGCGTGACGGCGCTCGGCTTCTTCGAGACGGTGGAAGTCACCCAGCGTCCGGGCACCCGCGACGACTCCATCATCATCCAGGTGGAGGTGAAGGAGAAGGCCACCGGTACCTTCCAGGTGGGCCTCGGCTTCTCCAACGTGGAGAACTTCATCTTCACGGCCCAGGTGTCGCAGAACAACTTCTTGGGGTGGGGCCAGAGCGTGTCGGCCTCGGCGCAGATCTCCAGCCTGCGCTCGCTCGTGCAGCTGTCCTTCTTCGATCCGTACTTCCTGGACACCAACTTCCTGCTGTCCGCCGACTTCTTCCGCGTGGAGGCGGACTACGTCGACTTCACCCGTCAGTCCACCGGCGGCAACCTGTCGCTGGGCTACCAGGTGATCGAGGACCTGCTCGTCAACGTGGGCTACTCGCAAGAGCACGTGAACGTGTCGGCCTCGCAGAACTTCGGCGGCGTGCTGCTGGCCAACCGCTTCCTCAGTGGTGTGACGAGCTCGGTGCGCCTGTCCGTCACCTACGACAAGCGCAACAACCGCCTCTTCCCCTCCAAGGGCTTCATCCACTACGGCTCGGTGGAGTACGCGCCTCCCTTCCTGGGCATCGGCAGCTCGCCGTTCCTCTTCACCCGCTACACGGCCTACTCGCGCCTCTACTTCCCGCTGCCGCTGGGCGCCGTCTTCAAGACGAACGCCACCGTGGGCTACATCCAGCAGCTGGATGCCAACCGGCCGCTGCCCATCTCCGAGCTCTACTACCTGGGTGGTATCAACTCGGTGCGCGGCTACCTGCTGCGCAGCATCAGCCCCTCGCTGCTGGCGCCCAGCTCCGGCTCGCCGGATGCGCCCATCGAGCGGCTCAACGTGGGTGGCAACAAGCAGCTCATCCTGAACCTGGAGCTGGAGTTCCCCGTCTTCGAGAAGGCCGGCATCCGCGGCGTCGTCTTCTATGACGCGGGCAACGCGTTCACCGCCAGTGAGCCCTTCTTCGCGCAGGATCCGGTGAACAAGCGCTTCCTGGGCCTCTACCACTCCGTGGGCTTCGGCTTCCGCTGGTTCTCGCCGGTCGGTCCCTTGCGCTTCGAGTGGGGAATCCCGCTCAACAGGCGTTCGGATGACGAGCCCATCCTCTTCGAGTTTACGATCGGCAATTTCTTCTGA